In Perognathus longimembris pacificus isolate PPM17 chromosome 3, ASM2315922v1, whole genome shotgun sequence, a single window of DNA contains:
- the Tnpo2 gene encoding transportin-2 isoform X4 yields the protein MWPELLPQLCNLLNSEDYNTCEGAFGALQKICEDSSELLDSDALNRPLNIMIPKFLQFFKHCSPKIRSHAIACVNQFIMDRAQALMDNIDTFIEHLFALAVDDDPEVRKNVCRALVMLLEVRIDRLIPHMHSIIQYMLQRTQDHDENVALEACEFWLTLAEQPICKEVLASHLVQLIPILVNGMKYSEIDIILLKGDVEEDEAVPDSEQDIKPRFHKSRTVTLPHEAERPDGTEDAEDDDDDDALSDWNLRKCSAAALDVLANVFREELLPHLLPLLKGLLFHPEWVVKESGILVLGAIAEGCMQGMVPYLPELIPHLIRCLSDKKALVRSIACWTLSRYAHWVVSQPPDMHLKPLMTELLKRILDGNKRVQEAACSAFATLEEEACTELVPYLSYILDTLVFAFGKYQHKNLLILYDAIGTLADSVGHHLNQPEYIQKLMPPLIQKWNELKDEDKDLFPLLECLSSVATALQSGFLPYCEPVYQRCVTLVQKTLAQAMMYTQHPEQYEAPDKDFMIVALDLLSGLAEGLGGHVEQLVARSNIMTLLFQCMQDSMPEVRQSSFALLGDLTKACFIHVKPCIAEFMPILGTNLNPEFISVCNNATWAIGEICMQMGAEMQPYVQMVLNNLVEIINRPNTPKTLLENTGRLTSPSAIPAITIGRLGYVCPQEVAPMLQQFIRPWCTSLRNIRDNEEKDSAFRGICMMIGVNPGGVVQDFIFFCDAVASWVSPKDDLRDMFYKILHGFKDQVGEENWQQFSEQFPPLLKERLAAFYGV from the exons ATGTGGCCTGAGCTGCTGCCCCAGTTATGCAACCTGCTCAACTCAGAGGATTACAACACTTGTGAG GGGGCCTTTGGTGCCCTGCAGAAGATCTGCGAAGACTCTTCCGAGCTTCTGGACAGTGATGCTCTCAACAGGCCCCTCAACATCATGATACCCAAGTTCCTGCAGTTCTTCAAGCACTGCAGCCCCAAGATCCG GTCCCATGCCATCGCCTGTGTGAACCAGTTTATCATGGACCGCGCCCAGGCGCTGATGGACAACATCGACACCTTCATCGAG CATCTGTTCGCCCTGGCTGTGGACGATGACCCCGAGGTGCGGAAGAATGTGTGCCGCGCCCTGGTGATGCTTCTGGAAGTGCGCATCGACCGGCTCATCCCCCACATGCACAGCATCATCCAG TACATGCTACAAAGGACCCAGGACCATGATGAGAACGTGGCCCTGGAGGCCTGTGAGTTCTGGCTGACGCTGGCTGAGCAGCCCATCTGCAAGGAAGTCCTGGCCTCCCACCTGGTCCA GTTGATCCCCATTCTTGTAAATGGGATGAAGTACTCGGAAATTGATATCATTCTGCTCAAG GGTGATGTGGAGGAGGATGAGGCTGTACCTGATAGTGAGCAGGACATCAAGCCGCGCTTCCACAAGTCCCGCACGGTGACACTGCCCCATGAAGCTGAGCGGCCCGACGGCACTGAGGATGCCGaggatgatgatgacgacgatgcATTATCGGACTGGAATCTGA GGAAGTGCTCTGCGGCTGCGCTGGACGTCCTGGCCAATGTTTTCCGGGAGGAactgctcccccacctcctccccctgctcAAGGGCCTCCTGTTCCACCCCGAGTGGGTGGTCAAGGAGTCAGGCATCCTGGTGCTGGGTGCCATCGCCGAGG GCTGCATGCAAGGCATGGTGCCCTACCTGCCGGAGTTGATCCCACACCTCATCCGGTGCCTGTCAGACAAGAAGGCCCTGGTCCGCTCCATCGCCTGCTGGACCCTGAGCCGCTATGCCCACTGGGTGGTCAGCCAGCCTCCTGACATGCACCTCAAGCCTCTGATGACAGAGCTACTCAAACGCATCCTGGATGGCAACAAGAGGGTGCAGGAGGCAGCCTGCAG TGCTTTTGccaccctggaggaggaggcatgCACAGAGCTGGTACCCTACCTCAGCTACATCCTGGACACCCTTGTCTTTGCCTTCGGCAAGTACCAGCATAAGAATCTGCTCATCCTTTATGACGCCATTGGCACGTTGGCTGACTCTGTGGGCCACCACCTCAACCAGCCG GAATACATCCAGAAGCTGATGCCACCACTGATCCAGAAGTGGAACGAGCTGAAGGATGAAGACAAGGACCTTTTCCCCCTGCTGGAG tgccTGTCCTCTGTGGCCACCGCCCTGCAGAGTGGCTTCCTGCCCTACTGCGAGCCTGTGTACCAGCGCTGTGTCACTCTGGTGCAGAAGACACTGGCCCAGGCCATG ATGTACACCCAGCACCCTGAGCAGTATGAGGCCCCTGACAAGGACTTCATGATCGTGGCACTGGATCTGCTCAGCGGCCTGGCTGAGGGCCTGGGTGGCCATGTGGAGCAGCTGGTGGCCCGGAGTAACATCATGACCCTGCTCTTCCAGTGTATGCAG GATTCCATGCCTGAGGTACGGCAGAGTTCCTTTGCTCTTCTGGGAGACCTCACCAAAGCCTGCTTCATCCACGTTAAGCCGTGTATCG ctgagtTCATGCCCATCCTGGGCACCAACCTGAACCCCGAGTTCATTTCAGTCTGCAACAATGCCACCTGGGCCATTGGCGAGATCTGCATGCAGATGG GGGCAGAGATGCAACCTTATGTGCAGATGGTCCTCAACAACCTGGTGGAGATCATTAATCGGCCCAACACACCCAAGACACTGCTGGAAAACACAG GTCGCCTGACGAGTCCCTCTGCCATTCCAGCCATCACCATTGGCCGCCTGGGCTACGTGTGCCCACAGGAGGTGGCTCCTATGCTCCAGCAGTTCATCCGGCCTTG GTGCACGTCCCTGCGGAACATCCGGGACAATGAGGAGAAGGACTCTGCATTCCGGGGCATCTGCATGATGATTGGTGTCAACCCAGGGGGCGTTGTGCAG gactttattttcttctgcGATGCTGTAGCCTCTTGGGTGAGCCCGAAGGATGACCTTCGGGACATGTTTTATAAG ATCCTCCATGGCTTCAAAGATCAAGTTGGGGAGGAGAACTGGCAGCAGTTTTCAGAGCAGTTCCCGCCACTGCTCAAGGAGAGGCTGGCGGCCTTCTATGGGGTCTAG